A portion of the Halobacillus ihumii genome contains these proteins:
- a CDS encoding DUF6884 domain-containing protein: MKLALVSCTKLKAIYPCSAREMYHPSALFRKAVKFIEQKDYDECLVLSAKYGLLRQKDVIEPYDITLNNMNASERKSWSNSVIKQVESLQFDITQIDFYAGGKYREYLIPALEQKGINCNIPLRGKGIGEQLQFYTINIKH, from the coding sequence AAGTTAGCATTAGTAAGTTGCACTAAGCTAAAGGCTATATATCCATGCAGTGCTAGAGAGATGTACCATCCGTCAGCTCTGTTCAGGAAAGCTGTTAAGTTTATTGAGCAGAAGGATTATGATGAGTGTCTTGTATTATCAGCAAAATACGGATTATTAAGGCAAAAAGATGTAATTGAGCCATATGACATTACATTAAATAATATGAACGCATCAGAACGGAAAAGCTGGTCAAATTCAGTTATTAAACAGGTAGAAAGTTTACAATTTGATATAACTCAAATTGATTTTTATGCAGGAGGTAAGTATAGAGAGTATCTAATTCCCGCTCTAGAACAAAAAGGTATAAATTGTAATATACCGCTTCGAGGAAAAGGGATAGGTGAACAATTACAGTTTTATACAATAAATATAAAGCATTAG